In the Clostridium beijerinckii genome, one interval contains:
- the uxaC gene encoding glucuronate isomerase, which yields MKKFMDENFLLSNKTAIELYHNYAKNMPIIDYHCHIDPKEIYENKKFNNITEAWLYGDHYKWRVMRCNGIDEKYITGDGSDYDKFLAWAKTIPMSIGNPLYHWTHLELQRFFKIYEPLDEDTAPAIWKKANELLSGEGFRARDLITKSKVETICTTDDPTDTLEYHIKLKEDESFNVNVLPTFRPDKGIEINLDGFVLWVKKLEGISEITISNYDEFLNAFDSRVRYFHSVGCRIADHGIDGTVVYADASKEDAAAIFAKALNGEVVSIDEEKKYKTYTLTHVFKLYHELGWAMQLHIAALRNNNNRMFEKIGPNTGFDSINDESIAYPLSRILDSVDKENSLPKTILYTLNPKDNYVLGAMIGNFQGEGIPGKMQFGAAWWFNDNKDGMIEQMKVLANLGLLGRFVGMLTDSRSFLSYTRHEYFRRIACNLIGEWVENGEVPGNIKLLKTVVEGICYNNAKEYFNI from the coding sequence TTGAAGAAATTTATGGATGAAAATTTCTTATTATCTAATAAAACAGCTATAGAGTTATATCATAATTATGCAAAGAATATGCCTATTATCGATTATCATTGTCATATTGATCCTAAGGAGATATATGAAAATAAAAAATTTAATAACATAACTGAAGCATGGTTGTACGGGGATCACTACAAATGGAGAGTAATGAGATGTAATGGTATAGATGAAAAATATATTACAGGTGATGGCAGTGATTATGATAAATTTTTAGCTTGGGCAAAAACCATACCTATGTCTATAGGAAATCCTCTTTATCATTGGACTCACTTAGAGCTTCAAAGGTTCTTTAAAATATATGAACCGCTTGATGAAGACACTGCTCCAGCAATTTGGAAAAAAGCAAACGAATTATTGAGTGGAGAAGGATTTAGAGCAAGAGATTTAATTACAAAATCAAAGGTTGAAACTATATGTACAACTGATGATCCTACTGATACTTTAGAATATCACATTAAGCTTAAAGAAGACGAGAGTTTTAATGTAAATGTTTTACCAACTTTCAGGCCAGATAAAGGAATAGAAATAAACTTAGATGGTTTTGTTTTATGGGTAAAAAAATTAGAAGGAATATCGGAGATCACTATAAGTAATTATGATGAATTTCTAAATGCATTTGACTCAAGAGTAAGGTATTTCCATTCGGTTGGATGTAGGATAGCAGACCATGGTATAGATGGGACAGTAGTTTATGCAGATGCATCAAAAGAAGATGCAGCAGCTATATTTGCTAAAGCCTTAAATGGAGAAGTAGTAAGCATTGATGAAGAAAAGAAGTATAAAACTTATACATTAACACATGTATTTAAACTTTATCATGAACTTGGATGGGCTATGCAGCTTCATATAGCTGCGCTAAGGAATAATAATAACAGAATGTTCGAAAAAATAGGCCCTAATACAGGATTTGATTCAATTAATGATGAGAGTATAGCGTACCCATTATCTAGAATTTTAGATTCTGTAGATAAGGAAAATTCACTTCCTAAAACAATTTTATATACGTTGAATCCAAAGGATAATTATGTTCTTGGAGCTATGATAGGAAATTTTCAGGGAGAGGGGATTCCAGGAAAAATGCAATTTGGTGCAGCTTGGTGGTTTAACGATAATAAAGATGGAATGATTGAACAAATGAAAGTGTTAGCAAATCTTGGATTATTAGGTCGTTTTGTTGGAATGTTAACGGATTCTAGAAGCTTCTTATCATATACAAGACATGAGTATTTTAGAAGAATTGCCTGCAATTTAATCGGAGAATGGGTAGAAAATGGTGAAGTACCAGGAAATATTAAATTGCTAAAAACAGTTGTTGAAGGTATATGCTACAACAATGCAAAGGAATACTTCAATATTTAG
- a CDS encoding mannitol dehydrogenase family protein, producing MSNAKLILSKESIKNSELWENAGIELPKFDHDKMSTLTKENPTWVHFGAGNIFRGFIAMLQQELLNNKRVTGGIVAVEGYDYEIIDKIYAPHDDLSLLVIMKPDGSLEKKVVGSIGESLACDYSRGQDWNRLKDIFSNPALQIASFTITEKGYSVKNLFKEDITDGLEHPVSIIAKVTSLAYVRYKNGQLPIAFVSMDNCSKNGEKLHDAMETIAKKWTENGLVDKGFLQYINDDKKVSFPWSMIDKITPRPSQSVKDTLGENGFYSTEIICTSKNTYIAPFVNVEGPQYLVIEDDFPNGRMALEEAGVFLTNRETVERVEKMKVCTCLNPLHTSLAVFGCLLGYNLIADEMKDQTLKKLVEKIGYDEGMPVVVDPGILKPEDFIKEVLEVRLPNPYIPDTPQRIASDTSQKVGIRFGETIKAYRDRVDLDTKNLKYIPLVIAGWCRYLMGIADDGNAMELSPDPLLDELNKYVANIKLGTIEQLGDTLKPILMDEEIFGVDLYVIGLGEKIEGYFTEMISGTGAVRSTLEKYLECR from the coding sequence ATGAGTAATGCCAAATTAATACTAAGCAAAGAAAGTATTAAAAACAGCGAGTTATGGGAAAATGCTGGAATAGAACTTCCAAAGTTTGATCATGATAAGATGTCAACTTTAACTAAGGAAAATCCTACTTGGGTGCACTTTGGAGCAGGAAATATATTTAGAGGCTTTATAGCGATGTTGCAACAAGAACTTTTAAACAATAAAAGAGTAACTGGAGGTATTGTTGCTGTAGAAGGATATGACTATGAAATAATAGATAAAATTTATGCGCCTCATGATGATTTAAGTTTGTTAGTAATTATGAAACCAGATGGAAGCTTGGAGAAAAAAGTTGTAGGAAGCATAGGAGAAAGCCTAGCTTGTGACTATTCAAGGGGACAAGATTGGAATAGATTGAAAGATATATTTTCAAATCCAGCATTACAAATAGCAAGTTTTACGATAACTGAAAAAGGTTATAGTGTAAAAAATCTATTTAAAGAAGATATAACAGATGGATTAGAACATCCTGTAAGTATTATTGCTAAAGTTACTTCCTTAGCATATGTGAGATATAAGAATGGACAACTTCCAATAGCTTTTGTGAGTATGGACAATTGTTCGAAAAATGGTGAAAAGCTTCATGATGCAATGGAAACAATAGCAAAGAAATGGACTGAAAATGGATTAGTTGATAAAGGATTTCTACAATATATCAATGATGATAAAAAGGTATCGTTCCCTTGGAGTATGATAGATAAAATTACGCCTAGACCATCTCAAAGTGTTAAAGATACTCTAGGAGAAAACGGTTTTTACAGTACTGAGATTATATGTACTAGCAAGAATACTTATATTGCACCTTTTGTAAATGTAGAAGGACCTCAGTATCTTGTTATAGAAGATGATTTCCCAAATGGACGAATGGCATTAGAAGAGGCTGGAGTATTTTTAACAAACAGAGAAACAGTCGAGAGAGTTGAAAAAATGAAGGTTTGTACTTGTTTAAATCCGCTACACACTTCTTTAGCAGTCTTTGGATGTTTACTTGGATATAATTTAATTGCAGACGAAATGAAAGACCAAACTCTAAAGAAACTAGTAGAAAAGATTGGGTACGACGAAGGAATGCCAGTTGTTGTTGATCCTGGAATATTAAAACCTGAAGATTTTATTAAAGAAGTACTTGAAGTTAGACTTCCGAACCCATATATACCAGATACTCCTCAAAGGATTGCATCAGATACATCTCAAAAGGTTGGTATAAGATTTGGGGAGACAATCAAGGCTTACAGAGATAGAGTAGATTTAGATACTAAAAACCTTAAATACATTCCGCTTGTTATTGCAGGTTGGTGCAGATATTTAATGGGAATAGCTGATGATGGTAATGCAATGGAATTAAGTCCAGATCCATTATTAGATGAACTAAATAAATATGTAGCTAATATAAAATTAGGAACTATAGAACAATTAGGAGATACTCTAAAACCGATACTAATGGATGAAGAAATTTTTGGCGTAGATCTTTATGTCATAGGATTAGGAGAAAAAATTGAAGGTTATTTCACCGAAATGATTTCTGGAACTGGTGCTGTTAGGTCTACTTTAGAAAAGTACTTAGAATGCAGATAG
- the uxuA gene encoding mannonate dehydratase, with translation MKMGFRWYGEGNDTVTLEQIKQIPGVETIVWALHDMAAGDEWPMEKILEVKKSADKYGFNLDVVESVNVHEDIKLGLPTRDKYIENYKKTIEKLAKVGVKVICYNFMPVFDWLRTDLYKKTEDGSTALFYEKARITDIDPMELVNKIASNPDLTMPGWEPERLKNLTQLFEAYKNVTEEDLWNNLKYFLEQIIPVAEINDIKMAVHPDDPPWSIFGLPRIVKSRNDLARLLKLVDSPYNCLTLCSGAIGSNPNNDVPAMIREFGNRIAFAHIRNVKIYENGDFIETSHRTCDGSLDICDIVKAYHEFGFTGYARPDHGRHIWNEQCRPGYGLYDRALGIMYIWGIWDTLQRTK, from the coding sequence ATGAAAATGGGTTTCAGATGGTATGGTGAAGGTAACGATACCGTAACACTTGAGCAAATTAAACAGATTCCCGGTGTAGAAACGATTGTTTGGGCTCTTCATGATATGGCAGCTGGTGATGAATGGCCTATGGAAAAAATTCTTGAAGTAAAGAAATCAGCTGATAAATATGGATTTAATTTAGATGTTGTTGAAAGTGTTAATGTTCATGAGGACATTAAATTAGGACTTCCAACTAGAGATAAATATATTGAAAATTACAAAAAGACAATAGAGAAACTAGCCAAGGTTGGCGTAAAAGTAATTTGCTATAACTTTATGCCGGTATTCGATTGGTTGAGAACTGACTTGTACAAAAAAACAGAAGATGGTTCAACAGCTCTTTTCTATGAAAAAGCAAGGATTACAGATATAGATCCAATGGAGTTGGTTAACAAGATAGCATCAAATCCAGATCTCACAATGCCAGGTTGGGAGCCAGAAAGATTAAAGAATCTGACACAACTTTTTGAAGCATATAAAAATGTTACAGAAGAAGATTTATGGAATAACTTGAAATATTTCTTGGAGCAAATTATTCCTGTAGCTGAAATCAATGATATTAAGATGGCAGTTCATCCGGATGATCCACCTTGGTCAATATTTGGTTTACCAAGGATAGTTAAAAGTAGAAACGACTTAGCAAGATTATTAAAGCTTGTTGATAGTCCATATAACTGCCTTACTCTTTGTAGCGGTGCTATAGGCTCAAATCCTAATAACGATGTGCCAGCAATGATAAGAGAATTTGGAAACAGAATTGCCTTTGCTCATATTAGAAATGTAAAGATTTATGAAAATGGTGATTTTATTGAAACATCTCATAGAACTTGTGATGGCTCATTAGATATATGTGACATAGTAAAAGCTTACCATGAATTTGGATTTACTGGATATGCGAGACCAGATCATGGAAGACATATATGGAATGAGCAGTGTAGACCAGGTTATGGACTTTATGATAGAGCTCTTGGAATTATGTATATCTGGGGGATATGGGATACACTACAAAGAACTAAATAA
- a CDS encoding GntR family transcriptional regulator, translating to MTFKISKNSTSKVIYHNLREEIINLYLEPGTSISEKELSEKYNVSRTPVREALVRLAQEGLVQIYPQKGTVVSLIDLSAVEEERFLREHLERAVVKEACMEFPKENILALEMNLKFQKMYIENKDYKKLFNTDEEFHKIIFEGCSKKRIWNSINDGSTEFQRIRVLRLTVNSSWDNIYLQHKEIFNAIKNKNPEMAEEFMKKHLNMVIFDKTQVRESYPNYFKD from the coding sequence ATGACTTTTAAAATAAGTAAGAATTCTACGAGTAAGGTTATATATCATAATCTCAGAGAAGAAATTATTAATCTATATCTTGAGCCTGGTACAAGCATTTCTGAAAAAGAACTTTCTGAAAAATATAATGTAAGCAGAACTCCAGTTAGAGAGGCTCTTGTTCGATTAGCTCAAGAAGGCTTAGTACAAATTTATCCTCAGAAAGGCACAGTTGTTTCATTAATTGACTTATCTGCTGTTGAAGAAGAAAGATTTTTACGTGAGCATTTAGAAAGAGCTGTAGTAAAAGAAGCCTGCATGGAATTTCCAAAGGAAAATATATTGGCTTTGGAAATGAATTTAAAGTTTCAAAAAATGTATATAGAAAATAAAGATTATAAAAAATTATTTAATACAGATGAAGAATTTCACAAGATAATTTTTGAAGGATGCAGCAAGAAGAGGATATGGAATAGTATTAATGATGGAAGTACCGAATTTCAAAGAATTCGTGTATTAAGATTAACAGTTAATTCTAGTTGGGATAATATCTATCTGCAGCACAAAGAAATATTTAATGCTATAAAAAATAAAAATCCAGAGATGGCAGAAGAATTCATGAAGAAGCATTTAAATATGGTCATCTTTGATAAAACACAAGTAAGAGAAAGTTATCCTAATTATTTCAAAGATTAG
- a CDS encoding AraC family transcriptional regulator, whose amino-acid sequence MKRKIHEFFTRKHMLSSDYEIFHFLNTDVPFQYLHNHDFYEFYLYLSGDVTYLIEGKSYNLKSGDIVLINTRELHRAVINSMKMPYERIVLWINKSFLNELSTPETDLTQCFENVEKANVIRADFQIQQNVRAQLSKLLELENYKGLGKDLLYKAYIIELIIQLNNLVLSHKSDFDIDVTKSSLIDGIVEYINNHINEELTIDELSKEFYLSKFHLSREFKKYTGTTIHRYIVQKKLIQAKELILKNYPINSVYKQSGFGDYSNFFRAFKNEYSISPKQFYELMVESNLKK is encoded by the coding sequence ATGAAGAGAAAAATACATGAGTTTTTTACACGAAAACATATGCTTTCCAGTGACTACGAAATCTTTCACTTCTTAAATACTGATGTACCATTTCAATACCTACACAATCATGACTTTTATGAGTTTTATCTATACCTTTCTGGAGATGTTACATATTTGATAGAAGGTAAGTCATATAATCTAAAATCAGGTGACATAGTATTAATTAATACAAGAGAACTACACCGCGCTGTTATTAATAGCATGAAAATGCCTTATGAGCGTATTGTACTCTGGATCAACAAATCTTTTCTAAATGAATTGTCAACGCCAGAAACGGATCTTACCCAGTGCTTTGAAAACGTAGAGAAAGCAAATGTTATAAGAGCTGATTTTCAAATTCAGCAGAATGTAAGAGCACAACTTAGCAAGCTACTTGAACTTGAAAACTACAAAGGCTTAGGTAAAGATTTGCTATATAAAGCCTATATTATAGAACTTATAATACAGTTAAATAATCTTGTTTTAAGTCATAAATCTGATTTTGACATTGATGTGACGAAGAGCAGCTTAATTGATGGAATAGTTGAATATATTAATAATCATATTAATGAAGAACTTACAATTGATGAGCTTTCTAAAGAATTTTATCTTAGTAAATTCCATTTATCTAGAGAATTCAAAAAGTATACTGGTACTACAATCCATAGGTATATCGTACAAAAAAAATTAATACAAGCTAAAGAATTAATTCTTAAAAATTATCCGATAAATAGCGTTTACAAACAATCTGGATTTGGTGATTACTCAAATTTTTTTAGAGCCTTTAAGAATGAATACAGCATTTCCCCTAAACAATTCTATGAACTTATGGTTGAATCTAATTTGAAGAAATAA
- a CDS encoding permease, which produces MKANVEIVLGFLGSGKTRFINSMLKRKELQDEVIVVIQDEFGDCQIQDDFNNKNPIVVINVDKNKEIDESYITEIVSKHAPNRIFIEINGMKDSTKVINIFNTKKIKSICRIDNIINTIDTTSFNMYFRNMKSIINTHIFNSETIILNNVVELDKKELLNIQKEIENINETADILMHLYITDNKISTKKEYVKTTRHGFSFFNTFLYSGFVLFLFIFLITMSTLNIKISSAYLDRFKKFYDVFISILIQGFPFILIGSFVSSIIQICISRDTFIKLFSKNSFLSCVIAAFAGLLFPICDCGTIPVVKGLMKKNVPIAAGITFMLAAPIVNPIAIIATLYAFPGMVSVLIYRLATGILISVLVGLIMQFTNKKDEEILKNNSDIDTCDCGFCDGKQDYSESKLQKVKAIFVHAGDEFFNIGKYMIIGTFLSSIFQSMTFISSNTYISNDSRVSLLVMILLSFLLSVCSTSDAFVAKGFLRAFPISSILGFLVVGPMLDVKNTMMLFGSFKKKFVLKLIFTIILVSFSILINCKLT; this is translated from the coding sequence ATGAAAGCAAATGTAGAAATAGTTCTTGGATTTCTTGGCTCTGGAAAAACGAGGTTTATAAATTCTATGCTAAAAAGAAAAGAATTACAAGATGAAGTTATCGTTGTTATACAAGATGAATTTGGAGACTGTCAAATACAGGATGACTTTAATAATAAAAATCCAATAGTAGTAATTAATGTTGATAAGAATAAAGAAATTGATGAAAGTTATATAACCGAAATCGTAAGTAAACATGCTCCTAATAGGATTTTTATCGAAATAAATGGTATGAAAGATTCTACTAAAGTAATTAATATATTTAATACAAAAAAGATAAAGAGTATATGTAGAATTGATAACATAATAAATACTATTGATACAACAAGCTTTAATATGTATTTCAGAAATATGAAAAGTATTATTAACACTCATATTTTTAATAGTGAGACTATAATTTTGAACAATGTAGTCGAGTTAGATAAAAAAGAACTTTTAAACATACAAAAAGAAATTGAAAATATTAATGAGACTGCTGATATACTAATGCATTTATACATAACAGATAATAAAATATCAACTAAAAAAGAATATGTAAAAACTACAAGGCACGGTTTTTCATTCTTTAATACTTTTTTATATTCAGGTTTTGTACTATTTTTATTCATTTTTTTGATTACGATGTCAACATTAAATATTAAGATATCCAGTGCGTATTTAGATAGATTCAAAAAATTTTATGATGTATTTATAAGCATATTAATTCAAGGTTTTCCCTTCATTCTTATCGGTAGCTTTGTATCTTCAATAATTCAAATTTGTATATCAAGAGATACATTTATTAAACTATTTTCAAAAAATAGTTTTTTATCTTGTGTAATTGCAGCTTTTGCAGGCTTATTATTTCCAATATGTGATTGTGGGACAATCCCTGTGGTTAAAGGGCTTATGAAAAAGAATGTTCCTATAGCAGCAGGAATTACATTTATGCTTGCAGCGCCAATTGTAAATCCAATAGCAATTATTGCAACTCTCTATGCTTTTCCAGGTATGGTATCTGTCTTAATTTACAGGTTAGCTACTGGAATATTAATCTCTGTTTTAGTAGGTTTAATTATGCAGTTTACTAATAAGAAGGATGAAGAAATTTTAAAAAATAATTCTGATATAGATACATGTGATTGCGGTTTTTGTGATGGTAAACAGGATTATTCAGAAAGTAAGCTACAAAAAGTCAAGGCAATATTCGTTCATGCAGGAGATGAATTTTTTAATATAGGTAAATATATGATTATTGGAACTTTTCTATCTAGTATTTTTCAAAGTATGACATTTATAAGTAGCAATACTTACATTTCTAATGATAGTAGAGTTTCTCTTCTTGTAATGATTTTATTATCTTTCTTACTTTCAGTTTGTTCAACTTCAGATGCATTTGTTGCCAAAGGTTTTTTAAGAGCCTTTCCAATAAGCTCTATACTTGGATTTTTAGTAGTTGGACCCATGTTAGATGTAAAAAATACAATGATGCTTTTTGGAAGCTTTAAAAAGAAATTTGTATTAAAATTAATATTTACTATTATTTTAGTATCATTTAGCATTTTGATTAACTGCAAATTAACTTGA
- a CDS encoding TIGR03943 family putative permease subunit → MKRISSDIVIKILILLCFGIFYFKIIKNNEIIMYVHPRIIPFAILGMLAMFAIALFLITDSRRTKKKNTKLRNYVVFIIPLVMVFFMQSTSANSSIKTDDIGANFSGSLSSNLTYDNSKPNPSDQKINNVEQGKYDDDLYIKDNVIEVDVNNFLHSFDELTENANNYDGQEIEITGFVYKDTTLSDNEFIIGRFVMACCAADLQVVGIKCDSNNQEIYSKDTWVKIRGKLKTETVKYAVNPVIVVEHIEKDPNPKTEYLYPF, encoded by the coding sequence ATGAAAAGAATTAGTTCAGATATAGTTATTAAAATACTGATATTGCTATGTTTCGGGATATTTTACTTTAAGATAATTAAGAATAATGAAATAATAATGTATGTCCATCCAAGAATTATTCCATTTGCTATTTTAGGAATGCTAGCAATGTTTGCAATTGCGTTATTTCTAATTACAGACAGTCGTCGAACCAAAAAGAAGAATACCAAGTTAAGGAATTATGTAGTCTTCATCATTCCCTTAGTTATGGTATTTTTCATGCAAAGTACCAGTGCAAATTCTTCAATAAAAACTGATGATATAGGCGCAAATTTTAGCGGATCATTAAGCTCCAATTTAACTTATGACAATTCTAAGCCTAATCCCTCAGACCAAAAGATCAACAATGTTGAGCAGGGTAAATATGATGATGATTTATATATTAAAGATAATGTTATAGAAGTAGATGTCAACAATTTTCTGCACTCCTTTGATGAACTTACAGAGAATGCAAATAACTATGATGGACAAGAAATAGAAATAACAGGATTTGTTTATAAAGACACAACCCTTAGCGATAATGAATTCATAATAGGTAGATTTGTAATGGCGTGTTGTGCAGCTGATTTACAAGTTGTAGGAATTAAATGTGATAGTAATAATCAAGAAATCTACAGTAAGGATACATGGGTAAAAATAAGGGGCAAACTTAAAACTGAAACAGTCAAGTATGCAGTGAACCCAGTTATAGTAGTCGAACATATAGAAAAAGATCCTAATCCCAAAACTGAATACTTATATCCATTTTAA
- a CDS encoding polysaccharide deacetylase family protein, with protein sequence MKYNNRNNPNKNIKVAKITILFIIISILVITVGNIVMQRFSNNTKTVQALDGNQNAKSESSDNQSKSETDSDELKSESNSEVENSAFVEKYLNQQMKGQRPDGADGKKVVYLTFDDGPSETVTPQILDILKKEDVHATFFLIGKYIDKDQASKDLVKREFDEGNAIGNHTYSHDYNYLYPNGKINLENCMSDFEKTNQSLKNILGQDFSTRAVRFPGGQMTWDKKDPSGAEAMDKALHDKDYHQIDWNSLSGDAEGAPKKAEQLKQEVIKTVANREKAIILMHDTYGKEETAKALPEVIEYLKGQGYEFKIIK encoded by the coding sequence ATGAAGTATAACAATAGGAATAACCCAAATAAAAACATTAAAGTAGCAAAGATCACAATTCTATTTATTATTATTTCCATATTGGTTATAACAGTAGGTAACATAGTAATGCAAAGATTTTCAAATAATACAAAAACTGTACAAGCACTTGATGGTAACCAGAATGCAAAATCTGAATCAAGTGATAATCAGAGTAAAAGTGAAACGGATAGTGACGAACTTAAATCAGAAAGTAATTCAGAAGTAGAAAACTCAGCATTTGTAGAAAAATATTTAAATCAGCAAATGAAAGGACAAAGGCCTGATGGAGCTGATGGTAAGAAAGTTGTTTATTTGACTTTTGATGATGGGCCATCAGAAACAGTTACCCCTCAGATATTAGATATTCTTAAGAAAGAAGATGTACATGCAACTTTCTTCCTTATAGGAAAATATATAGATAAAGATCAGGCAAGCAAAGATTTAGTAAAAAGGGAGTTTGATGAAGGTAATGCAATAGGTAATCATACTTATTCGCATGATTATAACTACTTATATCCAAATGGAAAAATAAATTTGGAGAATTGTATGTCCGATTTTGAGAAAACAAATCAATCTTTGAAAAATATTTTAGGACAAGATTTTTCAACAAGAGCTGTTAGATTTCCAGGAGGGCAAATGACTTGGGACAAGAAAGATCCGTCAGGAGCAGAAGCTATGGACAAAGCGTTGCATGACAAGGACTATCATCAAATTGATTGGAATTCGTTATCTGGAGATGCAGAAGGTGCTCCTAAAAAAGCAGAACAGTTAAAACAAGAAGTTATAAAAACTGTGGCAAACAGGGAAAAAGCAATAATATTAATGCATGATACGTACGGAAAAGAAGAAACAGCAAAAGCATTGCCAGAAGTTATAGAATATTTAAAGGGACAAGGATATGAATTTAAAATTATAAAATAA
- a CDS encoding GH25 family lysozyme: MNIKKRLTILSVLIVLILIPGLNVQAATSDTNITSNIGWKNENGVWYYYKSDNTKAIGWIKPDNNWYYLNEDDGKMKTGWVKDKGNWYYMDESGAMAKGWKQLDGDWYFLTDSGAMATGIRDDGSNLYYFKDSGVMATNSGWSKINDKWYYFDKGGKIHIGWIKNNNKWYYLKNDGSMVTGINKIDGTTYKFTDSGDMETGWITINNNWYYFNNDGSMATGWAYLNGAWYYLDKDTGKMLTNTTKDGYKIGSDGKRYEDSSQNTSGSSSSGSTSGQSSTGSSSSGSTPGQSSSGSSSSGNTLSKYYGIDISNYDGYIDFNSVKSSGVQLVYIKATEGTTFIDPYLQANYNGASSAGLKVGFYHFLVGTSAPETQADNFYNSIKDKRNDLKPMLDIEATGFDIMDYALRFIAEFKKVSNMDIGIYTYSSFISNLDGRLSNYPLWEANYNNTPFQNLPTNKIWFSRVGHQYSETGFVNGINHDVDLDEFTQGVFK; the protein is encoded by the coding sequence TTGAATATTAAAAAGAGACTAACAATATTATCTGTATTAATTGTACTAATTTTAATTCCAGGATTAAATGTACAAGCTGCAACTAGTGATACTAATATAACCTCCAATATTGGTTGGAAGAATGAGAATGGAGTTTGGTATTATTATAAGTCGGATAATACAAAAGCGATTGGATGGATTAAACCAGATAATAATTGGTACTATTTAAATGAAGATGACGGTAAAATGAAAACTGGGTGGGTAAAAGATAAAGGTAATTGGTATTACATGGATGAAAGTGGGGCTATGGCAAAAGGATGGAAACAGTTAGATGGTGATTGGTATTTCTTAACTGATTCAGGTGCTATGGCAACTGGAATCCGAGATGATGGCTCAAATTTGTACTATTTCAAAGATTCAGGAGTAATGGCAACCAATAGTGGATGGAGTAAAATAAATGATAAATGGTATTACTTCGATAAAGGGGGAAAAATTCATATTGGATGGATCAAGAATAATAATAAATGGTACTATTTAAAGAATGATGGAAGTATGGTAACTGGTATTAATAAGATAGACGGTACAACATACAAATTTACTGATAGCGGAGATATGGAAACTGGATGGATTACTATAAACAATAACTGGTATTACTTTAATAATGATGGAAGCATGGCAACAGGATGGGCTTATCTTAATGGAGCGTGGTATTACTTAGACAAAGACACAGGAAAAATGCTTACTAACACTACTAAAGATGGATATAAGATTGGATCTGATGGTAAGAGGTATGAAGATTCAAGCCAAAATACTTCTGGATCAAGTAGTAGTGGAAGCACTTCAGGTCAAAGTTCTACTGGATCAAGTAGTAGTGGAAGCACTCCAGGGCAAAGTTCTTCCGGTTCAAGCAGTAGTGGGAACACTTTAAGCAAATATTATGGTATAGATATTAGTAATTATGATGGGTACATAGATTTTAATTCAGTAAAATCAAGTGGAGTTCAATTAGTGTATATAAAAGCAACTGAAGGAACAACTTTTATAGATCCGTATTTACAGGCTAATTATAATGGGGCTTCATCAGCTGGATTAAAGGTTGGTTTCTATCACTTCTTAGTTGGGACAAGTGCTCCGGAAACTCAAGCTGATAATTTTTATAATAGCATAAAGGATAAAAGAAACGATTTGAAGCCAATGTTAGATATAGAAGCTACAGGATTTGACATTATGGATTATGCTTTAAGATTTATAGCCGAATTCAAGAAAGTAAGTAATATGGATATAGGTATATACACATATAGCAGCTTCATTAGCAATCTAGACGGCAGATTATCTAACTATCCTTTATGGGAAGCAAATTATAATAACACTCCATTTCAAAATCTGCCAACAAATAAAATATGGTTTTCAAGAGTTGGACATCAATACAGTGAGACAGGATTTGTTAATGGAATAAACCATGATGTTGATTTAGATGAATTTACACAAGGAGTTTTCAAATAA